Within the Gloeobacter kilaueensis JS1 genome, the region TGACGAGCGCACCAGCATCCGCGCCCTGCTCGATTACCCGGCGGATCTGCCCCACATCTGGGTGGGCCACAGTCTCGGCTGCAAGTACATTATTTTGCTCGAAGCCCACGGCCAGATCTACAACCAGCCCTCGCTGTTGATTGCACCGGATATCGCCGACACCCGCAACGCCGTCCCGGTGCCCATCCCCGGCCTGGTCGAATTTCTCGATGCCCACGGGCTCGGTGCCATTCCTACCCGCGCCCAGACCCAGCAGCTGGTGCGCGAGAGTGCCCTGTTCAACCTGACAGGATTGATCTCGTTTGCCAGTGACGATATCGCCGGAAACCAGGCCGGTCTGCCTCCCGAGAGCGATGTGGGCTGGTTTGTTTCTACCCTCGCCGATCGCAGGTTGCTCAAGGCGGAACTGCCGGGCCGCCACAACGACATCATCGGCGTGAGCATGGGTGAGGACGTCTTTGACCTCGATCCCCACGATGGGCTGGTGCAACGCGGGCCGCGCGCCCTCGAATTGCTCGCGGTCGAGCTGCTGGAGAAGTTGCGCGGCAAGGCGGAGAAGCTGGTCTAGCTCAAGGCGGCGAGCGCACCCAAAAGTTCTTCGTCCTCGCGCTTGAAGATCGGGATCGATTCGACGTGCTTGTAGCGGACGATCCCCTGCTTATCGACGATAAAGTAGGCCCGCGCCACCCCGAGAAAGCCGCTCACGCCGTAGAGGGCGGCGACGCGCTTGTCGCTGTCGCTTAGAAGCGGAAACTGGGCTCCAAGCGAAGCGGCGAATTTATTCTTGTTATCGACCGAGCCGGTACTGATGCCCAGGATCACCGTGTCCTTGTTGTCGAACTTCGACCAGTCCTCGACGAAGCAGGTGAGTTCTTTGGTGCAGACAGGAGTAAAGTCTCCCGGATAAAAGGCGAGCAGGACGTTTTTTTGCCCCCGGTACTGCGAGAGGGCCACCGTTCCCTGCGAACCGTCGAGGCTAAAGTCCGGAGCCTGCTGACCGACTTCGACGCTCATCCTTTTCTCCCAACGCTGATTCCAGGATAACTGGCAGGGCAGCGCGCAGGCCCGCCCCACAGCGGCGGTGCTTGATAAGCTCTCCCGCATCTTCGAGTTGAAAGTTCGTCAGGGTGCGGTCGCCGCCGCCCTGGTCGTTGACCAGATCGCCGAACTGGGCAATCCGAATGTCGTAGCTACCCAGGCCGACGCCCCGCTGGGGACCGGTGACGATGTACAGCGACTGGCCCGCGAAGAGCACGTTGCTCGGCTGGTCCGATAGATCGAGGCCGAGGGCGCGGCCCATCTGGAACATCGTCTGCTGGAGCACCTGCTCGGGGTGCCACCACTGAAAGTTCCCCTGCAACAGCCCCGGTTTGAAGCGCTTGAGGGGCACGCGCACGATCATCCGGCCCGTCTGCTCGTCGATAAAGTAGCCGCTGTAATCCGGATAGTCCTGGTAAGCCTCGATGCGCACGTCGGCTTCCTCGGGCCTGCTGGTGAGGATAAAAGGCTCCATGACGCTGCCTTTATGAAAGCTGCTGATGGCGGCGTTCCACTTGGTCACCCCCAGGTGCATCGCCCGAATCGCCACCTCCGGCACCGCTTCGCTGCTGTCCTCCATCTGGTCTGAAACATAGACTTTGAGCGGAAAGCAGGCGGGAATGCGGGCGTTGGCGCGGGCGCGCAGACTGAATTCGACCGCCCCGGCAGCGATCGGTAGCTGCAGATTGGCAAGGGCCGCCTGGGCGCTCTGGCGCACCGCCGACTGTTGCTCGGATGGTGGGCCATCCACCTCCATTTCGATCCCGCTTAGATGACCATCGGGCTGTACCTGGGCGCGCACATGCACGAGGGCGTCGCTCTTCAAGCTGGGCAGCTTCCACTTTTGAGCGAACGCCTGGCGGGCTGTCAGGGGCCGCTCGATGTCGCTGCTCAGGCGCAGATCGCCCGTCACCGGTGCTTCGGCTGCCAGCAACGGTCTGGAGATCAAGGCGACGAGCGCGCAGCAAAAAAAGAATCGACCGTCCATGGCAGTACTGTATCAATTACAGAAAAGTCCGTGCTGGACATTTAGAAATCGACAAAGACTTCCGGGACGAAGCTGCCGTGCAGGCCGTAGGGAACGTGGTGCGGCAGCAGGAGGCGGGCGATGCGATCGAGACTGCGGGCGTCGAGGATGACAATATCCGACGCCTGACGCTGGGCATCGTAGACGATCGCGATCACCCAGCCGTCGTCTTCGCTGTTACTTTCGGGGCGCGGCACAAAGACCGGCTCGCTGATAAAGCCCTCGGGGGCAAAGTTCGCAAAGATCGCCTCGCCCGCCTGGATGTCGAATTTGCCGATCGCCTGGAGTGGTCCGTTGCGATCGGCGCTCGCCGTTGCCCCCAGGTAGACGAAGCGGTAGGAGCGGCCCATGCGGTCGGGGTGGATCTGGGGAAATTCGACGGCGCGACGGAGCAAGGGCCGGGTGCGCACCTCACCTGTAGCCACGTCGATCTCGCTGCGCCAGAGCCAGCCTTGAGGGACGCGATCGAAGTCGATCTGCCGGAAGTCGCCGTTGCCGAGGGTTGTCAGGTACTCCTCGTAGCGGACGCTGTCGAGGACGATCGTGCCCTCCTGCTCGAAGGCGTTGACGTGGTGAAAGGCAAAGAAAGGCTCGGTCTCGATCGTGCGCACCTGCCCGCCGCTTCGGGGAATGAGCAGCATCCGTCCCGGCTGGTCGGCGGCGAGGCGCAGGCACTCGCCCGCCGCCTTCATGCCAAAGACGAAGGGCAGCGGATCGAGGGCGAGGGGACTCTGAAAAAAGATCCAGTAATTGTCGCTGAAGGCAAAGTCGTGCAGGAAGGCAAAGCCCGGCAGGGTGTAGGTGGCCTCGACCTGCACCTGGCCGGAGGGGGTGAGCCGGTAAAGCGCCAGATCGCTCACCAGCCCGGCGCGCACCCCAAAAGCGAGCAAGTCGCCTGTCTGGGGCTCCAGGCGCGGATGGGCAGTAAAGGGTTTGCCGCCCGCCAGCACGCCCCCCAGATCGTCCGTACCAAAGGTTTCGAGGCTTGCCGGATCGAGGCGATGGGGCGGGGCGGCTTCCCAGAGGGCGAATAGCCGCCCGTTCCAGTAGATGACGTTGGTGTTGGCGACGTTTTTGAAAGAAAAGTCAAAAGCGTTGAGCCAGAAACCACCGGGCCTGAGCGTGCCAAAGACGTTCTTGAGCAGGATGCGCCCGGCCTGGGATTCTTTGATGAAACCCTCGGTGCGCACGTAGCGGTTCTGAAAGTGCGCCCGCCCCGCTTTGAAGCTCACCGCCGCGATCATCCCGTCGCCGTCGAAGGGATGGCCGTAGGCGACACCGCCCCGGTCGAAGCGCCCCGGCCCATTGCGAAAAAGGGTTCCCGTCAGCTCCGGCGGGATGGTGCCCTCGATGTCGGTGATCCCGTAGGCGTGCTCGGCTTCGAGGGTGCGGTAGCCCGTCGCCCAGCCGGACTGCAAAAAGGACGACGGTGAAACGGAACTCTGGGAGCGCGAGGAGGCAGACATCGTGACTTAGATAAACTCGACAGCGCTCCCAAATCTTAACAAACGGTTCTAGCCTTCGCGGAAGACCAGATTTTCCGGCGGTTCGTCCAGCTGTAACTGCTGGCCTGAGACGGTGATCAAACTGTCGAAGTGGGTAAAGCGCCCCTCCGGCAACACCGTCACCTCGTCCGCCTGGGCTTCGAGAAAGCTTTTGAACCCTTCGAGGCCCGGCTCGCCATTGTTGAGTTCGATATATTCGACCAGACGGCGAAAGAGCTTGGGCAGAATTACAACCTCGTCGGTGATCGTCGCCAGGCTGTCGAGGCTGAACCCGGAATTGGTCCGGTCGGAGGGCCAGAGCCCCAATCCGTCGTTGCGGGCGGCCTGGGCGGCCTGGGTCAGTTCCCGGCGCAGATCGGCGTAGAGCTTGGAGTAAAAGGTCGGATAGACCAATCCAGCGGCGAGGAGCTGGTAGTTGGCACTCTCGCCCAGGAGATTGGTGTCAAGAAAAACACCGTCGCCGTCCTGCTCGTCGCTCTCGCCTGCAAAGGCAAAGGCTACGGCCCGGCCATACTTGTCGGCAAAGCGAGAAAGAATATAGCCGCGCACGCTCTCGGGGGTGGCCGAAGCGATCGTCTCGTCGCTGCTGCGGCTGAACTCGGTGAAGCCGAGAGACTTGAGCAGAGCGTCGGAAGCCGCCTCGGCGTACTGGAGAGGCTGGCGCTCTTCACCCCCCCGACTGACGGGTGGCCGGTAGTGGGTCTCCAGCGCATCGATCGCATCGAGCCGCAGCTGGGCACCGCCGCTGCGGTTGCGCTTGACCCGGCCCAGCTTATCCCACAGATCTGGATTGTCCGGGTAGAACTTGATCGAGTCGCCGTCGGGCCGTGCGCCGACGATCCGGTACTCGCCCTTGATCAAAAAAAGTGGCATCGGCAAAACTCCAGCGTGTTCGTTCCCTGCTTTGGCAGCCAGGGGAGAGCCATTTACCTATAGCAGGGCTTTGCGGTTTTATGCGGTCGCCTGCCATGCATCGGGCCGTTCACTTTTGCTGGTTGACGGCGCGGGGCAGGCGCTTTTCGAGGACAACGAGCGGCAGGCAGTTAAGAAGCGCGATCGCGGCCAGCCCCGGCCACAGCCAGTCGCTGAGCGGCCTTCCCAGATCGAGAATGCGCCCGCCCAGGGCTGGCCCGACAATGTAGCCCACCGCCCAGCACTGGGAGTTGATCGATAGATACGCGCCGCGCAGATCCTCGGGGGCAAGGGCCGCGACCAGAGCCGAGGCTGCCGGGTGCATGAAGGCGAGGGCCACCGCCGCCGCCAGCAGCGCGGCGATGCCGGTGAATCCCGCTAGAGCCGGATTTTCTACCAGATAAAGAAGCACCAGCGCCACCGCCCAGAAAACTGCACTCACAGCCAGGGAGCGCGTCCGCCGCCAGCTGCTGCTGAGGCGGGCGACCGGAAACTGGATGAGCCCCAATAGCGCGACGTGGGCGATAAAACCCACTCCCAGTACCTTCTGCTCCAGCCCACCAAAGTCGCGCAGGTAGACGGGCACGGTGCTCTCCAGTTGCGCGGTGAGGGAGGTGAAGACCAGATTGATCGCCGCGTACAGCAGCAGGTTACTGTCGCGAAAGGCAACGCTGTAACCGCCCAGGAGGGACGCTCTTGGATCAGAAGCGGGCCGGGTTTCTTTGATCGCCCGCAGCGCCACCAGCCAGAAACCCAAAAAGGCGAGGGCGTCGAGCCAGAAGAGCAGGCGGTAATTGCCCGTAAGGGCGATGAGCCCCTGGCCCACGACCACACCCAGCCCGAGGCCCAGACTGTCACCGGCGCGGGTGAGGCCGTAGGCTTCGGCGCGCTGAGCACCCGTAGTCAGATCAGCGACCGCCGCCTCGTTCGCCGGCCAGTACAGCCCGAAGCCCCAGCCGACGATCGCGTAGGCGCTCGCGTAGAGCACAAAGTCGTGGGTGATTGCGAATAGAGCATACCCGGCGCTGAGGGTAGCGAGCGCCACCAGCAACGTCCGCCGCCGGCCCCAGTCGGGCCGGTCGCTCAGCACACCGCCCACGAGGCGGCCCACGATGCCGCTCGCTCCGGAGGCGGCGATGCCCAGACCGAGCTGGGTATAGCTCAGTCCCAACTCACGGGTAAAGAAAATCGAGGCGTAAAAAAGAACGAACCCCAGCCCGAGGGAGGCGAGCAACCGGCCACCGAATAAAATCCAGATCGCCGCCGGTAGCTCTGGTAAAAAATCAGGGCGTGCTGCTGCGGGCCGTTTCATCGTCGCCCGTGGGTTCCGGCAGTCGTTCGAGGGCGGCCTGGATCCGGGGGGTCTGGAGCACCAGGGCGGCATCGGCCAATAGCTTGCTGCCCCAGAGATTTTCTTTGAGGTAGTCGAGCTTGCTGTAGCGCTTGTCAAGACCGAGGGCTTCCTCGCTCAGCGCCAGTCCTTTGTCGCGCTCGCCGTGGCTGAATAGAGCAATGCCCAAAGCAAGCTTCGGTTCGGCGGCCTTGGCGTTGATCGTGACGGCCTGCTGCCACTGGGCCTTGGCCTCATCGATGCGGCCCTGCTCGTAGCGGATAAGACCGACGTTGTTGATCGCCTCCCAAAAATCACTCTTGATCGCTACGGCTTTTTGAAAGGCGGCGAGGGCGTCGTCCTGGCGATCGAGCAGAACGTAGTCGTTGCCCAGGTTGAAGTACTCGTCGGCATTTTTAGGATCGATCTTGAGGCCGCGCTCGATCGCCTGGGCCGCCTGGGAGTAGTTTTTGAGGCGGCTGTAGGCGAGGCCAAGGTTGAACTGAAAGCGCGCCGTATCCGGAGACAGCTCGCTCGCCCGCTTCAATTGAACAAGCGCCTCCTCGGGCTTGTTGTTCTGCAGGAGAATGCCGCCTAAAACCGTGCGCGTCTGGGCACTGTTGGCGTAGAGCTGCACAGCCAGCTGGGCCATCGACTCCGCCTCGTCGAGCCGCGAGACCTGCACCAGCCGGATGGCATCTTCGGCCAGTTGCAGTGCCCGCTTCTGCACCTGCTCGGGGGCGAGGGTCGGTACCGTCACCAGGGGGGCCTGGGCCCGCACCGCAGGCGCGACCAGCACGCTTCCAACTAGAACCAGAGCCAAGAAACGGTTGCCCATGTCGATGTATAGTGCCCAAGAAGATCCTTTCCAGTGTAACGGCTTCCCCCGGCTGGACCGTGCCACAATGGCAGCACCGACGCACCCCTGATAGAGACGACGATGACCGAGCAGGAGATTCGCGCAGGTGTCGAGAAGGTCCGCCTCGAACGGGCCAACCTGCTGCAACTGTTAGAAAGACCGGACCTGAGCACCGACACCCGCCAGGATGTCAACCAGGCGCTCGAAGAGATCGATGAACTGCTGCTCGAATTTGAGCGCACCTTCCCGGCTGGCTAGGGTGCCATGCTGAGTGGCCGCCGCATCCTGGTGGGTGTGACCGGCGGCATCGCCGCCTACAAAGTCTGTGAAGTGGTCTCAACCCTCGCCCAGGCGGGTGCCCAGGTGCGGGTCGTCCTCACCGATGCGGCCCAGCGCTTTGTCAGCGCTTTGAGCTTTGCCACCCTGGCGCGCGCCCGCGCCTACACCGACGCCGATTTCTGGTCCGCCGAACACAGTTCGCCCCTGCACATCGAACTGGGGCAGTGGGCGGAGGCGATCTTGCTCGCTCCCCTGAGCGCCAATACCCTCGCCAGGCTCAGCCTTGGTCTGGCGGACAATCTGCTCACCAACGTCGTGCTGGCCTCCGAGGCACCGATCTTGCTGGCCCCGGCGATGAACACGCAGATGTGGGAGCAGCCGGTGGTGGCCGGTCACTGGCAACAGTTGAGCGGTTTGCCCCGCTACCACACCAGCGGCCCCGGCTGCGGGCGGCTCGCCTGCGATGCGGTCGGGGCAGGCCGGATGAGCGAACCGTCCGTCATCGTCGATCACCTCGCTTCGCTTTTATGGACGGGGGGCAGGCGCGATCTGGCGGGCAAGACGGTGCTCGTCACCGGCGGCGGGACCCGCGAATTTCTCGACCCGGTGCGCTTTATCGGCAACCCCAGCACGGGCCGCATGGGCATCGCCCTCGCCACTGCCTGTGCCCATCGCGGGGCGCTGGTCCACCTCGTCCTCGGACCCAGTGAACTGCCGGTCCCCCCGGAGGTACAACTGTGGCCGGTCACTTCGGCCCGCCAGATGGAACAGCGGGCGGTTGAACTTTTTGCTGGGGCACACTTGATCTTTATGGCCGCCGCCGTCGCCGATGTCCGGCCCAGGACAAAAAGCCCCGACAAGATCCCCAAAGCGAGCCTCGGCACCCAACTGGAGCTTGTGGCGGTCGATGATATCCTGCTCCATCTGGCTCACTCCAAACAGGACTGGCAGACGCTGGTGGGCTTCGCTGCCCAGACCGGCGAGGATTGGCTCACAGCCGCCCGCCACAAGCTTGAGCGCAAGCACCTCGACTGGCTGGTGGCCAACCGGGTAGACGAGCCTGGCCAGGGCTTCGGCAGCCGCGATAATCAGGCTATGCTCTTAAGCAATTGCGGGCACAGCGATGCGATTCCCCTGGTCAGCAAACTGGAGATGGCCCATCGCCTGCTGGATCGATTGGAGAAGCCTTCGTGATACGCAGACCCTGGTTTGACGAACAGACCGGTGAACTGGCCTTCCAGGTAATCAGCAGCGCCGATTCCTGGCAGACGGCCCTCGCCGACGGCATCGTCACCCAGGAAGAGCTGCAGACGCAGACGCAGAGCGTCACCCGACTGCTCAGAACCATCGACGAACGGGTGGACGACGACGTACACAACTTGATTACCGAACTCCTCCAGGAGTTGTCGGTGCTGCACGCGATGCAACTTTTCTATGCTGCAGAGGAGGCAGGCTGATTCTCGGGGCGCTATTCTTTTTGGCAATACCGTGCGGAGTCGATTATGGACCCTGAGTCCCCGTTGCCCGAATCGTCCGAGGAGCTGACAAAACTGGTGGTCCACTGGCGGCGGGCAGCCGAGGACGCCGAGCAACTCTGCCTTGAGCAGATGGAGGCTGTCCGTCAGGCCCAACTCGAGCGGCAGGACGTCGAGCACAATCTCGTCGTGCTGCGCCAGACCGTCGCCAGTCAGCAGTCGGAGCTGAGCGATCTGCGCCGCAACCTCGAGCGCTCCACCGGCATCATCCGCACGCTCGAGCAGCGCCTGAGTACCCTGCAGGAGAACCTGGCCCAGCGCGAGAGCCAACCCCACGAGGCCCAACTCGAAGCACAATTGGGCGAAGCCCAGGCACTGCTGCGCGAGCGCGAGCGCGAAGCCGGGCAAAAACAGGCCCAACTTTCGCGGGCCAACGAACGGCTCATTGCCCTCGAAAGGCAACTGATGCAATTAAAGGGCGTGATGGACCGCGCTGTTTTTGGCCGGTCCCAACCGCTTCTGCCCGTGCCCGAAACGGCTCCTGCCGACCGTCCAGGTACACCCCAGCCCACCCGCTACGGCCACGTCCAGTTGCCTGCCTTTTTACAGAGTGCGCGCAGCGGCGAATAATTTTGGCACAAATACAGGCAAATGAGCCAAAGTATGTCATTATGCAGTCAGACTAACCTAACTGTCAGGCCCATTCTCTGGACTCCCGGATTCCCCCTGGAGGAGAGGGGCTTTTTTCTGACTGTTTTCAGGTCGATTTGCTGAGCAGGTACTGCACTTCGTTGAGCGAGAGACCAGAACGACCGGCGGCCTGCTCAAGACTTTGGGTCTCAAGGAGCACATTGATAAAGCTGGCGAGCCGGCGACGAACAGCGCCGCCCTTCCAGTACCAGATGCGCTGCTGTACCTGCAGTAGACGCTCAGCGCCAACGCTGCTGCCGTCTTTAAGAGGAATCGACAATTGTGCCAGTTGGGTTGTGGTCGCGGTGGGCTGGAGGACAGGAGCGCTGCTGTGCGGTGCAATCGCGACGGCGGTCGCGGACCGCTTCGTCGATGGAGCATTTTCGCTCAGCGGTGCAGGCGCAATCTTCATCCAGGAGGGCGCACCGACCCTTGGCCGCCGTACAGGAGTTGCCTGGGCCATCTCAAGGTCGTGAGCCGGTTTGAGCACCGGGGGAAGTTCTTCTATCTGCTCAGGAGCGGTCGGACCGATGGGAGCGGCGGCGGCGAGCAACGGCAGGGGCTCGGCACTGAGAGGAGCCGACTCACTGATTAAAACAACCGGCATATCGTCGCTCAGGGGTGCCTCAGCGCCGATAAGTTGAATCGGCTCGCTGATGGGCTGGGCTGCCGCCTTAAATTGAATCTCGCTTTTTTTGGCCGTCGGGCCACTGCGGACCGGTGGCGCAGGCGATTTGCCCTCGGTCGCTTTGGAGGCCGGGGGGCGACCGGCAACCCAGCGGGATAGATCGGGATTGGCGTAGACAAAGCTGCCACAGACAGCCACCAGCACACCCGCCATCAACAACGAATTGAAATGCCTCACCGCTTGAACTCCCATCCAGATACCCATTCAGGCTGACGCACAGCCAGTTGCCTTGATCTGGTGCCGCTCACCAAGTTATAGAACGGATCGCCACCAGAAAACAATCGCTGCACAAGATTACAAAAGCGCCTTTTGCCCCTAGGGAAGAATATTCATACGCTAAAGTGAAGCTGGCTGCCATCGCTTCGCCACTCGCATTACAGGCCCGTCCTGTCTGCAATATAGCTTCACATAGTGTCTAAGCAAAATTTGATAGAACATTAGTGCTCCCTCAGCACCATGTGGTGCCGGATCGCGGAAGTTTCGACAAAATATCAGTACATGCTGGACGCAAAATAATGATCGGTAGACTGCTCGATGGCCGTTATAAAATCCTTCAGATCCTCGGTGCGGGCGGCTTCAGTCAAACGTACCTGGCCCTCGACACGCGCAGACCGAGCAGTCCGACCTGTGTTGTCAAGCACCTTAAGCCGACCAGCGACAACCCTGGTTCTTTAGAGATTGCCAGGCGGCTTTTTCGCAGCGAGGCCGAGACCCTCGAGCGCATCGGACATCATGACCAGATTCCGAGACTGCTTGCCTATTTTGAAGAAGACGAAGAATTTTATCTGGTCCAGGAATTTATCGAGGGGCACGTTCTCACCACCGAACTGCAGCCGGGGCGGCTGATGAGCGAAGCCGAGGTGGTCGCCCTGTTGCAGGACGGGCTTTCGACCCTGGCCTTTGTCCACAGCCAGGGAGTCATCCACCGCGATGTCAAGCCCGACAACCTGATTCGCCGCAGCAGCGACGGCAAGCTGGTGCTCGTCGATTTTGGCGCGGTCAAGACGGTCTGGTCGCGGCCCGCCGCGCTGCAGCGCGGCGGCACGATCGCCGGGACGATCATCGGCACCCCCGGTTACATGTCCACCGAGCAGGGCCGGGGCAAACCGCGCCCAAGCAGCGACATCTACGCCCTCGGCATGATCGGTATTCAGGCTCTGACCGGCCTCGCTCCGATGGAACTGCAAGAAGACAGCGGCACCGGCGAGCCGATGTGGCAGCAGCACACCCAGGTGAGCGCCGCCTTTGCGGCGATCATCGACAAGATGGTGGCTTACCACTTCAAAGACCGCTACCAGAGTGCCGGAGAAGCCCTTGAGGCTCTGCAAAAAGTTTATGGCCTGAGCAGCTCCTACACTGCTCCGCCTCCACCGCCCAATTTTCAGCCCGCTCCGCCTCCGCCGGTGAGCAGCGAGCGCCCCTCCGAACCCGCACCGATCGAATCGACGACGACGGCCCGCGAGGAAACCTATTATGGGCAACCAGTACCCTTTGAGATGCCCCGCACCCAGCCTCCGCAGGTCGCCGAAGCACCGGCCACCCGCGAGGAGACGTACTACGGTCAGCCGCTTCCCTTTGAGGTGCCCCGGACCCAACCCCCGCAGGTCGCCGAAGTGCCCGCTGCCTCTCAAGAAGAACCGTACTACAACCAGGCGGCAGCTGTATCCAATACTGCCACCCGTCAGACCCCGCCACCGGTGCGCACCTCCCCACCGGTAGCTGCACCTGCTCCAGGCAAGGGCAACAACCGGACCCTCGTCTTTGCCGGAGCGGGAGTAGCAGCGGTGCTCGTTGCAGCGGGTGTCTGGCTATTCGGTTCCTCCGCTACCAAAGCGCCCCCGCCGCCGGTTGTCTCAGCACCGGCAGCGGTTCAACCGTCATCACCCAAGGGGCAGCCTGAAACAGCTCCAGAACCCGCGCCGATCAAAAAGGCAGCCGTCCTGCCGGTCAAGCCACCGGCCAGGCCGGTCAAGCCGGTCACCAAAGCCCCCGCCCCCGCGCCAAAAGTGACAAAGCCTGCTGTCATCCAACCACCGCCGATCAAAAAGACTGCGCCGGCACCGCAAAAACCAAAACCGGCAGTACCTGCTCCAGTCAAGGCGAAGCCGACTCCAAAAGTTGCCCCGCCGCTGCTTGCAAAGCCGACTGTCACAAAACCCAAAGTGCAAAAGGCTCCTGCTGCCCCCTCGATCTTCCGGCCCGCCACTGCGCCGGTGAGCAGCGGTGGCGCGCCTTTTCGGCCTGCCGCTGCCCCCTTGAGCGGTCCCCAGGACGCCCCGGCATTGCTCAAACCGGCGGACAAGCCGATCGACAATCAGAGCAAGTAGTCGGCCCGCCGGAGACTACTTGATGTAGATCTTGTAGGTCCGCCAAGCCGCTCCCCGCCAGGCCAGGCGCAAAAAGGACTGGCGGTCGAGGCCAGTCGCTTCGAGAGCCTGATCGACCGTCGCTCCCCGCTTCATCCGGACGACGAAGTTCTGCGCCTGTTTGTAGACACTGGCATCCCTGCTCAGGACGTTGCGCTCGACGCCCAGCCTGAGACCGAGCAGAATATCGTCGGTGGTGGCGTCGTAGCCACTGACCCGGCCAACGGAGACGGCACTGCCCCCGGCTCGGGACTTAGAAGACGGCAGGCTGGCTACCGGCGGTGGAGCGGTGCGCAGCACCGGGGCAGGTGGAGAAGGGTCCGTCGTACTTGCGGGGGTGGAGGGACTGACCAGCGGCGGTGCGGCGTCGGGGCCTGGAGCGGGAGCGGCGGTGGAGGCCGTCTCGGGGGCGGGCTGCCTGTCAGGTGGTGGGGCCGAAGGTGCGGCGGGTCTGCTCACCGGGGCAACCGGGCTTGGACGCGACTGGACAGGCGGGGGCGCAGGCCGAGAAGAAGCTGTACGGATGCCGGGGCGCTTGCGCAGGGCGCTCAGCAGCTCGCGGGCCTGATCGGCGTCGGGGGCATTTGGTGCAAGCTGAAGATAGCGCTGGTAGTCGGCGATGGCCAGGTCGTATTCTTTGAGATCGCGGTAGATCGCTGCCCGGTCGAAGTAGGCATCGGCGTAATCATCTTTAAAAGAAATCGCCTGGCTAAAATCATCGGCAGCACCGCGCAGATCGCGCATCAGGTAGCGGGTGATGCCACGGTTGACGTAGGCGGCGGGTTCGGTCGGATTGCGCCGGACCACTTCGTTCCAGATGCGCAACGCCTTGGTGTAGTTGCCTTTGTTTTGCTGGGTGTAGGCGTCTTTGAAGAGCTGTTTCACATTTGTCTCGGCTCTTAGAGAACCGATAGGTACCGTCCACGCCAGCGCAGCGAGACTCAAACTGAGGGGCCACAGATGCTTCATTGCGGATCTTTTGATGCGACAGAGGGAGTGCCCGGCTGCTGGAAACCACTGCAGCCGTCCGGCGGCTCCTCAAGAGTAGCGCGATCCGTCGGGTTTTGCCGCCGCAAACACCCACCTGGACTATGTTCTGCCCCTGCATGTTAAGCTCGTGACAATTCTCAGGTCCGACGATGCCGACAAAAGCAGGTGTGTTCTGGAAAGTCCTCCTCGGCTGGGTAGCGCTCGCCCTCGGCGGCCCGGCGGTGCTGGCGGCTCCCGCGCCGATCGAGGAGGCAGTCGTTGCCTTCAATCATCCCGCCGCGCAAACGCTGATCGCCGATCTCGAAAAAAGCTACGGCATCGACTTCGAGGCCAATAGCCGCTACTCAGACGATCGGCGGCTATTTCGGTTGCGCTTCGATGCCAATCGCCACGGCGAAATCTACCGGCTGCTGGCGGGCCTGCAGGGCGGCAAGGTTCTCGACTACGTTGAACCGAACTACCTGTATCACGCCACCGGCTTTCCCAACGACCCGCTCTACTCGCGCCAGTGGAACCTGCGCGCCATCGGCGTCGAGCACGCCTGGCAGAAGGCAAACGGTGAGGGGGCAGTGGTGGCGGTGATCGACACAGGCGTTGCCCACAACCTGCCGGATCTGGACCAGACCGACTTTGTGGGCGGCTACGACTTTGTCAACGACCGCAGCGACGCCACCGACGACC harbors:
- the coaBC gene encoding bifunctional phosphopantothenoylcysteine decarboxylase/phosphopantothenate--cysteine ligase CoaBC — its product is MLSGRRILVGVTGGIAAYKVCEVVSTLAQAGAQVRVVLTDAAQRFVSALSFATLARARAYTDADFWSAEHSSPLHIELGQWAEAILLAPLSANTLARLSLGLADNLLTNVVLASEAPILLAPAMNTQMWEQPVVAGHWQQLSGLPRYHTSGPGCGRLACDAVGAGRMSEPSVIVDHLASLLWTGGRRDLAGKTVLVTGGGTREFLDPVRFIGNPSTGRMGIALATACAHRGALVHLVLGPSELPVPPEVQLWPVTSARQMEQRAVELFAGAHLIFMAAAVADVRPRTKSPDKIPKASLGTQLELVAVDDILLHLAHSKQDWQTLVGFAAQTGEDWLTAARHKLERKHLDWLVANRVDEPGQGFGSRDNQAMLLSNCGHSDAIPLVSKLEMAHRLLDRLEKPS
- a CDS encoding serine/threonine-protein kinase; the protein is MIGRLLDGRYKILQILGAGGFSQTYLALDTRRPSSPTCVVKHLKPTSDNPGSLEIARRLFRSEAETLERIGHHDQIPRLLAYFEEDEEFYLVQEFIEGHVLTTELQPGRLMSEAEVVALLQDGLSTLAFVHSQGVIHRDVKPDNLIRRSSDGKLVLVDFGAVKTVWSRPAALQRGGTIAGTIIGTPGYMSTEQGRGKPRPSSDIYALGMIGIQALTGLAPMELQEDSGTGEPMWQQHTQVSAAFAAIIDKMVAYHFKDRYQSAGEALEALQKVYGLSSSYTAPPPPPNFQPAPPPPVSSERPSEPAPIESTTTAREETYYGQPVPFEMPRTQPPQVAEAPATREETYYGQPLPFEVPRTQPPQVAEVPAASQEEPYYNQAAAVSNTATRQTPPPVRTSPPVAAPAPGKGNNRTLVFAGAGVAAVLVAAGVWLFGSSATKAPPPPVVSAPAAVQPSSPKGQPETAPEPAPIKKAAVLPVKPPARPVKPVTKAPAPAPKVTKPAVIQPPPIKKTAPAPQKPKPAVPAPVKAKPTPKVAPPLLAKPTVTKPKVQKAPAAPSIFRPATAPVSSGGAPFRPAAAPLSGPQDAPALLKPADKPIDNQSK
- a CDS encoding tetratricopeptide repeat protein, translated to MKHLWPLSLSLAALAWTVPIGSLRAETNVKQLFKDAYTQQNKGNYTKALRIWNEVVRRNPTEPAAYVNRGITRYLMRDLRGAADDFSQAISFKDDYADAYFDRAAIYRDLKEYDLAIADYQRYLQLAPNAPDADQARELLSALRKRPGIRTASSRPAPPPVQSRPSPVAPVSRPAAPSAPPPDRQPAPETASTAAPAPGPDAAPPLVSPSTPASTTDPSPPAPVLRTAPPPVASLPSSKSRAGGSAVSVGRVSGYDATTDDILLGLRLGVERNVLSRDASVYKQAQNFVVRMKRGATVDQALEATGLDRQSFLRLAWRGAAWRTYKIYIK